In Methanosarcina barkeri MS, a single window of DNA contains:
- a CDS encoding signal peptidase I — MKVINILAFILIFIIVMPIIATMIPTGPVKFMTVTGNSMEPTITESNIIVVNTLETQPNVGDIVSYYHIFGKNQRYIVTHRVVKVVDEGYITQGDAYTKPDGYTVAPEDLVGTLFFKIPYVGLLVHIASTKKGFLALVIFPAVILIMQEVSNIIGQIKER, encoded by the coding sequence ATGAAAGTCATAAATATTCTTGCTTTTATTTTAATCTTCATTATAGTCATGCCCATTATTGCTACTATGATTCCTACCGGGCCAGTCAAATTCATGACTGTAACAGGAAACAGTATGGAACCAACTATAACAGAAAGCAATATAATTGTAGTAAATACTTTGGAAACCCAGCCAAATGTTGGGGATATTGTATCCTATTACCATATATTCGGTAAAAATCAGAGATACATAGTTACTCACAGAGTAGTCAAAGTTGTAGATGAAGGATACATAACTCAGGGAGATGCATACACCAAACCTGATGGTTATACGGTAGCTCCTGAAGATCTGGTAGGAACTCTGTTTTTTAAAATCCCATACGTTGGGTTACTCGTTCATATTGCAAGTACTAAAAAGGGGTTTTTAGCACTCGTGATCTTTCCTGCGGTTATATTGATCATGCAAGAAGTATCCAATATTATTGGACAAATTAAAGAGAGATAA
- a CDS encoding TasA family protein encodes MANKRVLVSILALGIAVTLAGAGTWAAFQDTETSTGNTFSSGTLDMKLSNDGSTYTDGVTATWTSPANFKPGDTFGNELRFTNVGSVNINHLYMYPEDLTNSGGTGGIKLSDKIIITKVTGHITRDGSNLVWGNRADFIGSVVGNRDGTLTLTEFCSAKFVAYCLSPIIFGIFPPILKAGDHKDWGLIIEGKFADDADNHYQGSSCTFNMRCRGSQNSPTEGFEEITGNGAD; translated from the coding sequence ATGGCTAATAAAAGAGTGCTTGTGAGTATACTCGCACTTGGCATAGCTGTAACTCTGGCAGGCGCGGGAACATGGGCAGCGTTCCAGGATACTGAAACAAGTACTGGGAATACATTTTCATCTGGAACTCTGGACATGAAGTTATCTAATGATGGCTCAACTTACACGGACGGTGTGACTGCTACCTGGACATCTCCAGCAAATTTCAAGCCAGGAGATACATTTGGTAACGAACTCCGTTTTACAAATGTTGGATCAGTAAATATTAACCATCTATATATGTACCCTGAAGATTTAACCAACTCTGGTGGCACAGGAGGCATAAAACTCTCGGATAAAATTATAATAACAAAGGTCACTGGACATATCACACGGGATGGCTCAAATTTAGTTTGGGGAAATAGAGCTGACTTCATTGGTAGTGTAGTAGGCAATCGTGATGGTACCCTGACTCTTACAGAGTTCTGCAGTGCGAAATTTGTTGCTTATTGTCTCAGTCCTATTATCTTTGGTATTTTCCCTCCTATCCTCAAAGCGGGAGATCATAAGGATTGGGGCCTCATAATTGAAGGCAAATTTGCTGATGATGCTGATAATCACTATCAAGGGTCTTCTTGTACTTTCAATATGAGATGTAGAGGTAGTCAGAATTCACCTACTGAAGGATTCGAAGAGATAACTGGTAATGGAGCTGATTAA
- a CDS encoding SipW-dependent-type signal peptide-containing protein, with the protein MKLIPSVLLISFVLLLASAGTWASYTDVETASGEVFTAGTMDLYMEDNGPDINEEWTLINMVPGMSSIPGQLNIYNIGTMEADKLEVKITFATECTELGMDSYLKVDSMKYTPYSSGTPMNLLSYVSDSNGNGFIDLADLNGFTLDNLPAPAPTSLDVTGRPVAGSSNNDFNMEVSFDINAPNEYQGDATTLTMRFEMKQK; encoded by the coding sequence ATGAAATTGATACCTTCAGTTCTGTTAATCTCTTTTGTACTTCTTCTAGCTTCTGCAGGTACATGGGCTTCTTACACTGATGTTGAGACAGCTTCAGGAGAGGTATTTACTGCGGGAACAATGGATCTGTACATGGAAGATAACGGTCCTGACATCAACGAAGAGTGGACGCTCATAAACATGGTTCCTGGAATGTCCTCTATACCTGGTCAGCTAAATATATACAATATAGGGACCATGGAAGCAGATAAGTTGGAGGTGAAGATCACATTTGCAACCGAGTGCACTGAGCTGGGGATGGATAGTTATCTGAAAGTGGATTCGATGAAGTACACTCCATACTCATCCGGGACACCTATGAATCTGTTAAGTTATGTCAGTGACAGTAATGGCAATGGATTCATTGACCTGGCGGATCTTAACGGCTTTACGCTTGATAATCTCCCTGCGCCAGCACCCACTTCCCTCGATGTTACAGGTAGGCCTGTGGCTGGGTCTTCAAATAATGACTTTAATATGGAGGTTAGTTTCGATATAAATGCTCCAAATGAATATCAGGGAGACGCAACCACATTAACAATGAGATTTGAAATGAAGCAGAAATAA
- a CDS encoding TasA family protein, whose amino-acid sequence MFNKKTLLSILILGVVATVAGAGTWAAFSDTETSNDNTFTAGTLDLVVGGVGTSLPLTVDNVYPLDTGTIGTINVENAGTIDGTLSLKIINIEDDENGVNDPESKMGDTDAVGELSSHLTIYANGIEVIPDTAMSIGALGAGSNQDIVLTYEVDDADNSIQTDKTTFDTEFTLDQA is encoded by the coding sequence ATGTTTAACAAGAAAACACTTTTAAGCATACTCATTCTCGGTGTAGTTGCCACCGTTGCAGGTGCTGGGACATGGGCAGCATTCAGTGATACTGAAACAAGTAATGATAACACTTTTACTGCTGGAACATTAGATCTGGTAGTGGGAGGCGTAGGAACATCTCTACCATTGACTGTAGATAATGTATATCCTCTAGACACAGGTACCATAGGAACAATAAATGTGGAGAATGCTGGTACAATTGATGGAACGCTGTCTCTTAAAATAATTAACATTGAAGATGATGAAAATGGTGTCAATGACCCTGAGTCTAAGATGGGCGACACTGACGCTGTTGGTGAACTTAGCAGTCACTTGACGATCTATGCAAATGGTATTGAAGTAATTCCTGATACAGCTATGTCAATTGGAGCTCTTGGGGCTGGAAGTAATCAAGATATAGTATTAACTTATGAAGTTGACGATGCTGACAATAGCATTCAGACAGACAAAACTACTTTTGATACTGAGTTTACTCTGGATCAGGCTTAA
- a CDS encoding DUF7344 domain-containing protein produces MSETVNNPLEIKADIQSHQAQLSKSDIFGVLQNDRRRYVLEILRTQGNQSIRSLSEEIARLESGEDDPKSTIRKSIYVSLLQTHIPKMESLGVVNHDRENDFVELLPAASNFDIYMETVKKGDIPWSHFYVGLSTLAVVGSVTIYLGLFELVTSNQWMLFMSSLFIISSTAHMRHVRKL; encoded by the coding sequence GTGAGCGAGACAGTAAACAATCCTCTGGAAATCAAAGCCGATATCCAGAGCCATCAAGCACAGTTATCAAAAAGTGATATTTTTGGAGTCCTCCAGAATGACAGACGAAGATATGTTCTGGAAATTCTCCGCACGCAAGGAAATCAGAGCATACGTTCTCTTTCTGAGGAAATAGCTCGCCTAGAGTCTGGCGAAGACGATCCAAAAAGCACTATCAGAAAAAGCATATATGTCTCCCTTCTCCAGACCCACATACCCAAGATGGAGAGCCTGGGGGTTGTCAACCACGACCGGGAAAATGACTTTGTAGAACTACTCCCTGCAGCCAGTAATTTTGATATCTATATGGAAACCGTCAAGAAAGGGGATATCCCATGGAGCCATTTCTATGTTGGCCTGAGCACCCTTGCTGTAGTCGGAAGTGTCACAATTTATTTGGGACTTTTTGAGTTGGTTACAAGCAATCAGTGGATGCTTTTTATGAGCAGTCTTTTCATAATATCTTCGACAGCTCACATGCGCCACGTCCGAAAACTCTGA
- a CDS encoding DUF5305 family protein: MIVFSGLWMYEEYTGVSYEEKKVISYTQRGNYTYSAPVTKPNPLYPEGTRLEMGKPAYFFTVSPTMDVSFIYRLDATSSTDLNVEAKTMIVASDKEGYGEEQNGEGQKIFWQKSYQVGDSKSAHLKNADVFTSNFTLDIPKIQEQTKKIEDQLNYTSNPTIEIVTVINYEGKINGKDVTGTQNFAIPANISSTYYQMPEELGFVKDTYKNIRVQKDPSPSTIKFPIFLFLLNTVLIGALIPIRKMKKIDPEYIKKLENESKNSSFKEFISKGKIPENRSSLLQVEISSLEDLVNAASDMNERVIHDAGSGEYFIIHNEALYIFWDKTSKENIR; this comes from the coding sequence ATGATTGTTTTTTCTGGACTCTGGATGTATGAAGAATACACAGGAGTATCATATGAAGAAAAAAAAGTTATTTCCTATACGCAGCGTGGAAATTATACATATTCAGCTCCTGTAACTAAGCCAAATCCCCTCTACCCGGAAGGAACCAGGCTTGAGATGGGAAAACCGGCGTATTTTTTTACAGTATCTCCAACCATGGACGTTTCATTCATATACAGACTTGACGCCACAAGTTCTACTGACCTCAATGTGGAGGCTAAAACGATGATTGTGGCAAGTGACAAAGAGGGATATGGAGAAGAGCAGAATGGGGAAGGGCAAAAAATATTCTGGCAGAAGAGTTATCAGGTTGGCGATTCAAAAAGTGCTCATTTGAAAAATGCGGATGTCTTTACTTCTAATTTTACCTTAGATATACCTAAGATCCAGGAACAAACTAAAAAAATAGAGGATCAGTTGAATTATACTTCGAATCCGACGATAGAAATTGTTACTGTAATCAACTATGAAGGAAAAATAAATGGAAAAGATGTCACAGGTACACAAAATTTTGCCATCCCTGCCAACATTAGTTCTACTTATTATCAGATGCCTGAAGAACTTGGGTTTGTCAAAGACACGTATAAAAATATCAGAGTTCAAAAAGACCCTTCACCATCAACAATCAAATTTCCTATATTCTTATTCCTGTTAAATACAGTTCTAATAGGAGCGCTTATTCCCATCAGGAAAATGAAAAAAATTGATCCGGAATACATCAAAAAACTGGAAAACGAAAGTAAAAATTCATCTTTTAAAGAATTTATCAGTAAAGGCAAAATTCCCGAAAACAGGAGTTCTCTTCTACAGGTTGAAATTTCTTCACTCGAGGATCTTGTAAACGCTGCTTCTGATATGAATGAAAGGGTAATTCACGATGCCGGATCTGGAGAATATTTCATAATTCACAATGAAGCATTGTATATTTTTTGGGATAAAACTTCAAAAGAAAATATAAGATAG
- a CDS encoding IS1 family transposase (programmed frameshift), whose translation MNCPRCNSSTHKKNGIVCGRQRYKCHDCGYNYTVEVKSTASSPSIKRQALQLYLEGLGFRSIGRFLGVSHVSVQKWIKKFGQELEDLKSENEISIVEMDEMHTYIGNKKYCWIWIAVDRVGKKFINCAFGNRGTKTGQLIWEKLKQKEIGEVMTDHWRAYAEFLPENIHTQSKAETYTVEGYNGILRHFLARLRRKTKCYTKSIDMLKYSVLLLMKHRNKEIAIIS comes from the exons ATGAACTGCCCAAGGTGTAATAGTTCCACTCACAAAAAGAATGGCATAGTTTGTGGACGTCAACGCTACAAATGCCATGATTGTGGATATAACTATACCGTAGAGGTAAAATCAACTGCTAGCTCCCCCTCTATTAAGAGACAGGCTTTGCAACTCTATCTTGAAGGGTTAGGATTTCGCTCAATAGGAAGATTTTTAGGAGTAAGTCATGTTTCTGTCCAAAAATGGATAAAGAAATTTGGTCAGGAGTTGGAGGACCTAAAAAGCGAAAATGAGATATCTATTGTTGAAATGGATGAGATGCACACTTACATCGGTAAC AAAAAATATTGCTGGATCTGGATTGCTGTTGATAGAGTTGGGAAAAAATTCATCAACTGCGCTTTTGGCAACAGAGGAACGAAAACTGGACAACTAATATGGGAAAAATTAAAGCAGAAAGAGATTGGAGAAGTGATGACAGATCACTGGAGAGCATATGCAGAGTTTCTTCCAGAAAATATTCATACTCAATCCAAAGCCGAAACGTATACAGTTGAAGGGTATAACGGCATATTGAGGCACTTTCTGGCAAGGTTGAGACGAAAGACAAAATGTTATACGAAGAGTATTGATATGCTAAAGTACTCTGTTCTTCTATTGATGAAACATAGAAATAAAGAGATAGCTATAATTAGTTAA
- a CDS encoding signal peptidase I — MKNMKEKDILQATIILLIAIFLVKTLIPFYTGSMMPLIVLSGSMTPMMLPGDMIIEKSVDPSELKVGDVIAFHPPGRENTVATKDSAVVTKENTLVTHRIISLEEGKERRFQTKGDANNAQDDFKVPAPNIKGKLIFVIPFAGYLPDAVKKNKNILLFTVILPAGLIILDEIRTMLLYSNPAKARKVEKEQKKIARRTSYVVKRKRLAAFILISGLIFTGVVAHNLGENGHVVLEKNTIIKNQESLSQVYVLTPDDYEQRIAINFWYGVITPANETQVTVPEETPATVISVPYILPIFWIISLSEINPYFPALAEIGLYTCFSVLFLLPLWYRKSTVGRKNQIKFRRRFEQWKRTFHLI, encoded by the coding sequence ATGAAAAATATGAAGGAAAAAGATATTCTCCAGGCAACAATTATTCTGCTTATTGCTATTTTTCTGGTCAAGACCTTAATTCCATTCTATACAGGCTCAATGATGCCTCTTATAGTGTTGAGCGGGAGTATGACTCCGATGATGCTACCTGGAGATATGATCATTGAGAAATCAGTTGATCCAAGTGAGCTTAAGGTCGGTGATGTAATAGCTTTTCATCCTCCTGGAAGGGAAAATACTGTAGCAACAAAGGACAGTGCTGTAGTAACAAAGGAAAATACTCTAGTAACGCATCGGATTATTTCCTTAGAAGAAGGAAAAGAGCGTAGATTCCAGACTAAAGGAGATGCAAATAACGCACAGGACGACTTTAAGGTACCTGCACCGAATATTAAGGGAAAGTTGATATTCGTTATTCCTTTTGCAGGGTACTTGCCCGATGCAGTAAAGAAAAATAAAAATATTTTACTCTTCACAGTCATACTGCCTGCAGGTCTGATAATTCTCGATGAAATAAGGACTATGCTTCTGTACAGCAATCCAGCCAAAGCTCGAAAAGTGGAAAAGGAACAAAAAAAAATTGCTAGGAGAACTTCTTATGTAGTTAAAAGAAAAAGGCTGGCAGCGTTTATTCTTATAAGCGGGCTTATTTTTACAGGTGTCGTGGCGCATAATCTTGGGGAAAACGGGCATGTAGTTCTGGAGAAGAATACAATAATAAAGAATCAGGAATCTCTGTCTCAGGTATATGTTTTAACCCCTGATGATTATGAACAAAGAATTGCAATTAATTTCTGGTATGGAGTGATTACCCCGGCTAATGAGACTCAAGTAACAGTTCCGGAAGAAACTCCCGCAACGGTCATCTCTGTTCCTTACATTTTGCCTATCTTCTGGATAATTTCCCTTTCGGAAATAAATCCCTATTTCCCTGCTCTTGCAGAGATTGGGCTTTACACTTGCTTTTCTGTGCTGTTTTTGCTGCCCTTATGGTACAGAAAATCGACTGTTGGCAGAAAGAATCAGATTAAGTTCCGCCGTCGGTTTGAACAGTGGAAAAGGACGTTTCATCTGATCTAA
- a CDS encoding PKD domain-containing protein has protein sequence MRTSFKTLLLGMVFISLIFTCNKFPAFTGTSASLSDTKYANTRINTGFWDNLPGVIGVPDLDLAINGSELQNTTDDPIRVTINSLENLNSPVNSASLAEAPGNPMNNSSIKANETFNPTYRINLASNSNLTNNHTNLTNNHTNLTNNHTNLTNNHTNLTNNHTNLTNNTNHTNLTGSANLTNTFDLDRTVSLEEASGSTGSIVSGVGSGSGGDGGFGDSDNGEGILPKAFFSNSVTEGYVPLTVQFTDLSENAEEWNWDFGDGTISTEQNPVHTYTATGEYTATLEVSNVNGTNSTFSTIFALQPVLPIANFSSNVTSGTAPLTVQFTDLSENAEEWNWDFGDGAISTEQNPVHTYTATGKYTATLEVSNVNGTNSTFSTIFALQPVLPIANFSSNVTSGTAPLTVQFTDLSENAEEWNWDFGDGAISTEQNPVHTYTATGKYIVTFTAANVNSQSTKTGHISVNE, from the coding sequence ATGAGAACATCTTTCAAAACATTACTTTTAGGAATGGTGTTTATCTCTCTTATCTTCACATGCAATAAATTTCCAGCTTTTACAGGTACATCTGCTTCTCTCAGTGATACTAAGTACGCAAATACTAGGATCAATACAGGCTTCTGGGATAATTTACCTGGTGTGATTGGGGTACCTGATCTCGATCTGGCCATAAACGGTAGTGAACTCCAGAATACTACTGACGACCCAATAAGAGTAACCATAAATTCTTTGGAAAATCTCAATTCTCCTGTGAATAGCGCAAGTTTGGCAGAAGCACCGGGTAATCCGATGAATAATTCCTCTATAAAAGCAAACGAGACCTTTAACCCTACTTATCGCATTAACCTTGCTAGTAATTCTAATCTTACCAATAATCATACTAATCTTACCAATAATCATACTAATCTTACCAATAATCATACTAATCTTACCAATAATCATACTAATCTTACCAATAATCATACTAATCTTACCAATAATACTAATCATACTAATCTTACTGGTTCCGCCAACCTGACCAATACATTTGACTTAGATAGGACCGTTTCCCTAGAAGAAGCCAGTGGCAGCACAGGCAGCATAGTTTCAGGTGTGGGTTCCGGCTCTGGCGGTGATGGCGGATTCGGGGATTCTGACAATGGTGAAGGAATCCTTCCTAAAGCTTTTTTTAGTAATAGCGTCACCGAAGGTTATGTTCCCCTAACAGTACAGTTTACCGATCTCTCGGAAAATGCAGAAGAATGGAATTGGGACTTTGGAGACGGAACTATTTCAACTGAGCAGAATCCTGTGCATACTTACACAGCAACAGGAGAGTACACAGCGACGCTTGAAGTAAGCAACGTGAATGGTACAAATTCGACATTTTCCACAATATTTGCCCTTCAGCCCGTTCTTCCGATAGCAAACTTCAGCAGTAATGTTACCTCTGGAACTGCTCCCCTAACAGTACAGTTTACCGATCTCTCGGAAAATGCAGAAGAATGGAACTGGGACTTTGGAGACGGAGCTATTTCAACTGAGCAGAACCCTGTGCATACTTACACAGCAACAGGAAAGTACACAGCGACGCTTGAAGTAAGCAACGTGAATGGTACAAATTCGACATTTTCCACAATATTTGCCCTTCAGCCCGTTCTTCCGATAGCAAACTTCAGCAGTAATGTTACCTCTGGAACTGCTCCCCTAACAGTACAGTTTACCGATCTCTCGGAAAATGCAGAAGAATGGAACTGGGACTTTGGAGACGGAGCTATTTCAACTGAGCAGAACCCTGTGCATACTTACACAGCAACAGGAAAGTACATTGTCACCTTTACTGCAGCTAATGTGAATAGCCAGAGTACAAAAACAGGCCATATTTCCGTGAATGAATAA
- a CDS encoding DUF7344 domain-containing protein, with translation MCYVHLIRQVLNKVKTEHNSLKIEADNQSHQAQLSKSDIFGILQNDRRRCVLEILHKQGNQSIRFLSEEIARLESGEDDPKSTIRKSIYVSLLQTHIPKMESLGVVNHDRENDFVELLPAASNFDIYMETVKKGDIPWSHFYVGLSILAVVGSVTIYLGLFELVTSNQWMLFMSSLFIISSIAHMRHVRKL, from the coding sequence ATGTGTTATGTCCATCTAATCAGGCAAGTTCTTAATAAAGTCAAAACAGAACATAATTCTCTGAAAATCGAAGCAGATAACCAGAGCCATCAAGCACAGTTATCAAAAAGTGATATCTTTGGAATCCTCCAGAACGACAGACGAAGATGTGTCCTGGAAATTCTTCACAAACAGGGAAATCAGAGCATACGTTTTCTTTCTGAGGAAATAGCTCGCCTAGAGTCTGGCGAAGACGATCCAAAAAGCACTATCAGAAAAAGCATATATGTCTCCCTTCTCCAGACCCACATACCCAAGATGGAGAGCCTGGGGGTTGTCAACCACGACCGGGAAAATGACTTTGTAGAACTACTCCCTGCAGCCAGTAATTTTGATATCTATATGGAAACCGTCAAGAAAGGGGATATTCCATGGAGCCATTTCTATGTTGGCCTGAGCATTCTTGCTGTAGTCGGAAGTGTCACAATTTATTTGGGACTTTTTGAGTTGGTTACAAGCAATCAGTGGATGCTTTTTATGAGCAGTCTTTTCATAATATCTTCGATAGCTCACATGCGCCACGTCCGAAAACTCTGA
- a CDS encoding PocR ligand-binding domain-containing protein has protein sequence MTAKMVQSEAINPNPVISVAKDGTVLYSNDAGKPLLHEWGVGVREKLPPHINIFVQKAISQKGIEKIKIKVGKRVYFIVFHPLPEEECVNIYGFDISESKKLEGKPQESEDLEMKNLELASIIDVQAVQSLMEDFYKLVSIPIALFDLKGNILSSVGWQDICTKFHRVHPEACKHCMENYIKLSSGVLSREFKLNKCKNNMWNIVTPIIVGDRHVGYAFSGQFLFEGEPIDYEFFRVQARKYSFNEQEYIAALKKVPRLDPAAVDTCMSFLTTFANMVSQLGYSNTRLSQSLAERDAVVDALQESEKRLRLLSNNLPNSAVYQYVLEPDNSTNFLYFSAGIERLFGISISDVLRDPEMLYRQVPQTYLERLVEAEIRSARELSDFDMELPLQLPEEQVKWIRLHSRPRRLPDGRTIWDGVLTDITKLKQAEEVLCESESRRKVTEAVDTERKRFFDVLEALPVMVALLTPDHYIAFANRCFREQFGELGDQHCFEYCFGCTEPCEFCKAYKVLETGQPYHWQVTLPDGGIFDAYDLPFTDVDGSPLILEMDIDITKRKEAEEALANIETARKKEIHHRIKNNLQVISSLLDLQAEQFKNKENIKDSEVLEAFRESQDRIISMALIHEELYRGEGFETLNFSPYIQELAENLLLTYRLGNTNITLSMNLEENVLFDMDTAVPLGIIVNELVSNSLKHAFPDRDDGEIQIKLNREENEEYIKDINKGQKSTNFILTVSDDGIGIPENLEIEELDSLGFQLITSLVDQLDGDFDLKRNNGTEFIMRFTVTERGNLAQTGLKSQ, from the coding sequence ATGACAGCTAAAATGGTGCAATCTGAGGCAATAAACCCGAATCCTGTGATCAGTGTGGCAAAGGATGGTACAGTTCTTTACTCTAATGATGCAGGAAAGCCTTTATTGCATGAGTGGGGCGTGGGAGTTAGAGAAAAATTGCCTCCACATATTAATATTTTTGTTCAAAAGGCAATTTCCCAGAAAGGTATTGAAAAAATAAAAATTAAAGTGGGGAAAAGAGTATACTTTATCGTTTTTCATCCCTTGCCTGAAGAAGAATGCGTAAACATTTATGGATTTGACATAAGTGAGAGTAAAAAGCTTGAGGGAAAACCTCAGGAAAGTGAAGATCTAGAGATGAAAAATCTGGAACTTGCCAGTATTATTGATGTCCAGGCTGTCCAGTCCCTGATGGAGGATTTCTATAAGCTTGTTAGCATTCCAATAGCCCTGTTTGATCTCAAAGGCAATATTCTGTCAAGTGTTGGATGGCAGGACATCTGCACGAAATTCCACAGGGTTCATCCCGAAGCCTGCAAACACTGCATGGAAAACTACATAAAGCTATCATCAGGTGTTCTCTCGAGAGAATTTAAGCTGAATAAATGCAAAAACAACATGTGGAATATAGTGACTCCCATTATTGTGGGAGACCGGCACGTTGGCTACGCCTTTTCAGGTCAGTTCTTATTTGAGGGTGAGCCTATAGACTATGAATTTTTCCGAGTCCAGGCCAGGAAATATAGCTTCAATGAACAGGAGTACATAGCAGCTCTTAAGAAAGTTCCGAGGTTGGACCCTGCAGCTGTGGACACATGCATGTCTTTTCTTACAACATTTGCCAATATGGTTTCGCAGCTAGGCTACAGCAATACCAGGCTGTCTCAATCGCTGGCTGAGCGTGATGCTGTGGTTGATGCATTGCAAGAGAGTGAGAAGCGGCTGCGTCTCCTGAGCAACAACCTGCCAAACAGCGCGGTATATCAGTATGTCCTTGAGCCCGATAACAGTACCAATTTCTTATATTTCAGCGCAGGTATCGAGCGGTTGTTCGGCATCAGCATATCCGATGTTCTTCGTGATCCAGAAATGCTGTACAGGCAAGTTCCGCAGACGTACTTAGAACGGCTCGTCGAAGCCGAGATACGAAGTGCCCGTGAATTGTCAGATTTTGATATGGAATTACCTCTTCAGCTTCCCGAAGAACAGGTTAAATGGATACGGTTGCACTCTCGTCCTCGCAGGCTGCCCGACGGCCGAACGATCTGGGACGGTGTACTGACTGACATTACCAAGCTAAAGCAGGCTGAGGAGGTGCTGTGCGAGAGCGAATCACGCCGTAAGGTTACCGAAGCTGTCGATACTGAACGGAAGCGGTTTTTTGATGTACTGGAGGCGTTGCCGGTAATGGTTGCTCTATTAACACCTGACCATTACATCGCCTTCGCAAACCGCTGTTTCCGTGAGCAGTTTGGCGAGTTAGGCGATCAACACTGTTTTGAGTATTGTTTTGGGTGTACCGAACCCTGTGAGTTCTGTAAAGCATATAAGGTACTTGAAACCGGCCAACCCTATCATTGGCAGGTTACCTTACCAGATGGTGGTATTTTTGATGCTTATGACCTTCCATTTACAGACGTTGACGGTTCTCCCCTGATCCTTGAGATGGATATTGACATCACCAAAAGAAAAGAAGCTGAAGAAGCTCTTGCAAATATTGAGACTGCTCGGAAAAAGGAAATCCATCATAGAATAAAGAATAACCTTCAGGTAATTTCCTCTCTGCTGGATCTTCAGGCTGAACAGTTTAAAAATAAAGAGAATATTAAGGATTCAGAAGTTCTGGAAGCCTTCAGAGAAAGTCAGGATAGAATAATATCTATGGCTTTGATACATGAGGAACTGTATAGAGGCGAAGGATTCGAGACGCTAAACTTTTCCCCTTACATTCAGGAACTTGCTGAGAATCTCTTATTAACATACAGGCTTGGTAACACCAATATCACCTTAAGCATGAATCTGGAAGAAAACGTGTTGTTTGATATGGATACTGCAGTCCCATTAGGAATAATTGTCAATGAACTTGTTTCTAATTCCCTCAAGCATGCATTTCCTGATAGAGATGATGGAGAAATCCAAATTAAACTTAATAGAGAGGAAAACGAAGAGTATATAAAAGACATAAACAAAGGCCAGAAGAGCACTAATTTCATTCTAACCGTTTCAGATGACGGTATAGGTATTCCTGAAAATCTTGAAATTGAAGAGCTTGATAGTCTGGGATTTCAGCTTATAACTTCTCTTGTAGACCAATTAGATGGGGATTTTGACTTGAAAAGGAACAATGGCACAGAATTCATTATGAGATTTACAGTAACAGAAAGAGGGAATCTGGCTCAAACTGGTCTAAAATCACAATAA